DNA from Aliarcobacter skirrowii CCUG 10374:
TAAAGTAAGATATTTTTTCATAAATTTGCCTTTTTTGCTTGGATTATAACGAAAAAGCATTAATTTAATCATTATTAGATAATATTTTGCCCATGGAAAAATTAATAAAAAAAATAAAAGATTTTAGTGAACTTGTAGTGTTTCAGCACTCTGTTTTTGCTTTGCCATTTATATTTATAGCAATGGTTGTATCATCTTCACAGATAAATCAGACACCTTGGTTTGGGTTTAAGCTTTTGGTTTTGGGAACTTTGTGTGCAATATTTGCAAGAAACTTTGCAATGGGATTTAATAGATACATGGATAGAGATATCGATGGTTTAAATCCAAGAACTTCAAATCGTCCAAATGTAGATGGAAGAATTAGTGCAAACTCAATGTTGGCATTTGTTATTTTTAATGCAATAGCATTTATTGTTGTAGCATACCTTGTAAATAGTTTGGCACTTATTTTATCTGTTCCAATTTTAGTAATTATTGGTTCATACTCATACTTTAAAAGATTTTCATATTTAGCACATATAATTTTGGGAATATCTTTGGCTCTTGCACCAATTGCTGGAGTTGTTGCTGTTAGTGAATCTATTCCTTTTTGGGTGATACTTTTAAGTATTGGAGTTATGTTTTGGGTTGCTGGGTTTGATTTACTTTACTCACTACAAGATATTGATGTGGATAAAAAACTAGGACTTCACTCTATTCCTTCAAAATTTGGTGCAAAAAAGACAATGCTATTTTCAAAAGTTTTTCACTTTTTCACAGTTTTATTTTGGCTTTTGTTTGTGATTTATTCATCTGGTTCATATTTTGCATATTTCGCAGTTGTTATAAGTGCTTTGATGCTTAGTTATGAACACTATTTAGTAAATAAAGATTTTAGAAAAATAGATAGAGCATTTTTTACTGTAAATGGATACTTGGGGATTGTATTCTTCTTTTTAATCGTTTTAGATAATATCTTCTTCTAAAAATTTTAAGCAAAATTAGGATAAACTTCAATCCTAATTTTAAAGTGCGTCTGTAGTTCAACTGGATAGAATACTCGGTTTCGACCCGAGGGGTTGTGGGTTCGACTCCTACCAGGCGTACCATTTTCTAATATAAACTCTTAATATTTTAAAAATACAATCTTAAATTTCTATTTAGCTTTTTATATAAATTTAGTAACCATTTTGTAATCAACAAATTTTAAACTTCCATTGTAAATAAATTTAATGGAGAAAAAATGAGTTTAAAAAGAACATCAATTGCTTTAATAGCAAGTACCCTAATCGCTACAACTTTGAGTGCTAGAGATCAAATCAAAATTGTTGGTTCATCAACAGTTTATCCTTTTTCATCTTCAGTTGCTGAAGAGTTTGGAGCTACTACAAAATTCCCAACTCCAGTAGTTGAATCAACAGGAACAGGTGGAGGAATGAAACTATTTTGTAGTGGAATAGATATAAACACTCCTGATATTGCAAATGCTTCAAGACAGATGAAAGCTAGTGAGTTTAAAATGTGTCAAGAAAATGGTGTAACAGATATCACTGAAGCACTAATTGGATTTGATGGTATTGCAATAGCTCAAAGTTCAAAAGTAAAAAGCTTTAATATCACAAAAAAACAGTTAGCTTTAGCAGTTGCTGCAGAAGTTCCTTCAAAAGATGGAAAATCTTTAATTGCAAACCCATATAAAAAATGGTCAGATATAGATGCATCTTTACCAAATAGAGAGATTACAGTATATGGACCACCAAAATCATCAGGTACTAGAGATTCATTTGAAGAGTTAGTATTACAAGATGTATTTAAAAAAGTATCAGCATATACAGATTTATATAAAAAAGATGAAAAAGCAAATAAAAAATATAAAGCTTATTCAGTAATTAGAACAGATGGTGCTTATGTTGAATCTGGTGAAAACGATAACCTAATCGTTCAAAGATTAACAAGAAATGAAGCTGCTATTGGAATTTTTGGTTACTCATTTTTAGCTGAAAACAGAGATAAAGTTATGGGATTAAGTATTGATAATACTTTACCAACAGTTGAAACTATTGCAAATGGTAGCTATCCAGTTGCAAGATCTATGTATTTTTATATCAAAAATCAACACTCAAAAAGTGTTCCATCTTTAAAAGAGTACACAAAACTATTTATGAGTGAAAAGATGATTGGTGAAGATGGAATTTTAAGTGAACTTGGACTTATTCCATTAGCAGACGATTTAAGAACTAAAGCTAGAGATAAAGTATTAAATAGTACAAAACTTACAGCTAAAGAGCTAAAATAATTTAATAAAAAAAGGGATTTTTCCCTTTTTACAATCTTTCAAATAAAAATAGGAAATCCAATATATGCCAAATTGTAGTAATATTATTGATAAGCTAGATTATGCTTTTCAACCCATTGTTTACGCACATAATGGCAAAACTTATGCAGTAGAAGCACTTTTAAGAGATGTTCAAAATATTCCAAAGGTAAGCACAATTGATGATTTGTTTGATTTAGTATTTAATGAAAACTACTTATATGAGTTTGATTTAGAGTTAAGAGAAAAAGCTATAGAGAAGTTTGCAAAGATAGATATCAAAAATTTAAAACTATTTTACAATTTAGATAATAGAATAATTTATAATAAAAACTACTCTCAAGGAAACACTGAAAGAATTTTAAAAAAATATAACTTAACAAAAGATAGAATTTTTTTTGAGTTGAGTGAAAAGGGAACACCAATTGAGCAAAATGCTTTATCATCAATGCTACAAAGATATAAATCAAGTGGTTATAAAATAGCCATAGATGATTTTGGAATAGGGGTTTCTGGTTTAAAGTTACTATATTTTAGTGAAGCACATATTATAAAACTTGATAGATTTTTTATATCAAATATTGACCAAGATTCAAAGAAAAAACTCTTTTGCTCTTCAATTATAGAGATGGCTCATATTATGGGAATGAAAGTTATTGCAGAGGGAATTGAAACAGTTCAAGAGTTTTATACTTGCAAAGATATTGGTGCTGATTTTATGCAAGGATATTTAGTCCAAAAACCAACAAAAAATATTGATGAGATTTTAGATGTTTATAAAAATATCCAAGATTTAATACAAGAGGATCAAAGAGTAAAACAGAATAATCATATTGATGATAAATATATAGATAAAATAGATGCTTTAGATGTAAACACATCTTTGCATGATCTGTTTTTACACTTTAAAAAAGGAACTAAACACAATTTTGTACCAATTGTAGATGAGTTTGGATATTTTTTAGGAGTTATAAACGAAAGTGATATCAAAGAGATTTCATACTCACAATATGGTTTTGCACTTGCACAAAATAAGACATTCTCTTCAACGCTATTAAAATATATAAAACCTGCTTTAAGCGTTGAGGTATCTTGGGGAATTGATAAAATCTTAGAGATGTATAATTTAAATTTCAATAACTCTTTGGGAATATTTATAACAGAAGGTGAAAAATATAAAGGGTTTATAAACTTAAACTCTTTATTAAATCTCTCATATCAAAGAAATCTTCAAATAGTTGCAAATCAAAATCCACTTACAAAACTTCCTGGAAATAATCAAATAGAGAAGTTTATAAGTGATACTTTTGAGAATAGACATATAGAAGATGGTAGGCATATTATATATTTTGATTTTAATGATTTTAAACCATTTAATGATGTTTGTGGATTTAGACAAGGGGATAGAGCAATACTAATATTTTCAGAAATTCTACAAAAAAAGTATCCAAAAGATTCATTTATAGCACATATTGGTGGCGATGATTTTTTTGTAGGATTAAAAAAAGATAATAAAAAAGATATATTTGAACTAACTTTAGAGGTTCAAAATGAGTTTGAAAATAGTGTAAAAAATTTGTACTCAAATGAGGATAAACAAAGAGCTTATATTGTTGCAAAAGATAGATTTGGAACAACAAGAGAGTTTAAACTTCTATCTGTATCAAGTGCAATTGTGAAAGTAGATAGTAGCTCAAAAATAGATGATTTTGATCAGGTTTTAAGTGAGCTAAAAAAAGAGTCAAAGAGTTCAAAAAAGCCAATATATAGAGTTTTGTAAAGATAAAATATTGTAATCATTTTGTAATCGATTACAAATATAATACACAAAATTTAATAGAAGGTAAAAGTGTTGAGTACTTTTGAATCAAGAAAAAAACAAAGAGAGTTAAATGAGAAACTTATAAAATCTGCATTAATACTTGCAGCTGTTATCTCTATTTTAACTACTTTTGGGATTTTGTTTTCAATATTATTTGAAGCAATAGAGTTCTTTAAACTAAGAAGTTTTTGGTATTTTCTTACAGGAACACAGTGGACACCAGGAACTGCTGGTAGCCAGTTTGGTGCATTACCAATATTTGCAGGAACATTTGTAATCACAGCAATAGCACTACTTGTAGCAATTCCAATTGGACTTGGAAGTGCAATTTATATGAGTGAATATGCAACTTCTACTTTTAGGGATTATTTAAAACCTATTTTAGAAGTTCTTGCTGGTATTCCAACTGTTGTTTATGGATTCTTTGCAGCTATTACAGTTGCTCCAATAATTGTTGAAATTGCAGGATATTTTGGAGTTGATGCAGCATTTAATAGTGCCTTAGCATCTGGAGTTGTTATGGGAATTATGATTATTCCTTTAGTATCTTCTTTAAGTGATGATGTTATAAGAGCTGTTCCAGACTCTCAAAGAAAAGCAGCTTTTGCTCTTGGAATGACACAATCAGAGACTATTAAAAATATTGTAATTCCAAGTGCAATGCCTGGAATTATATCAGCATCACTTCTTGCACTATCAAGGGCTTTAGGAGAGACTATGATTGTTGTTATGGCAGCAGGTTTAAGACCAAATCTTTCATGGAATCCACTTGAAGATA
Protein-coding regions in this window:
- the pstC gene encoding phosphate ABC transporter permease subunit PstC, which encodes MSTFESRKKQRELNEKLIKSALILAAVISILTTFGILFSILFEAIEFFKLRSFWYFLTGTQWTPGTAGSQFGALPIFAGTFVITAIALLVAIPIGLGSAIYMSEYATSTFRDYLKPILEVLAGIPTVVYGFFAAITVAPIIVEIAGYFGVDAAFNSALASGVVMGIMIIPLVSSLSDDVIRAVPDSQRKAAFALGMTQSETIKNIVIPSAMPGIISASLLALSRALGETMIVVMAAGLRPNLSWNPLEDMTTVTVTIVNSLVGDFEFNSPETLSAFALGLMLFIVTLILNMISLSLIRKFKEKYKVNTL
- the mqnP gene encoding menaquinone biosynthesis prenyltransferase MqnP, which codes for MEKLIKKIKDFSELVVFQHSVFALPFIFIAMVVSSSQINQTPWFGFKLLVLGTLCAIFARNFAMGFNRYMDRDIDGLNPRTSNRPNVDGRISANSMLAFVIFNAIAFIVVAYLVNSLALILSVPILVIIGSYSYFKRFSYLAHIILGISLALAPIAGVVAVSESIPFWVILLSIGVMFWVAGFDLLYSLQDIDVDKKLGLHSIPSKFGAKKTMLFSKVFHFFTVLFWLLFVIYSSGSYFAYFAVVISALMLSYEHYLVNKDFRKIDRAFFTVNGYLGIVFFFLIVLDNIFF
- a CDS encoding substrate-binding domain-containing protein, which encodes MSLKRTSIALIASTLIATTLSARDQIKIVGSSTVYPFSSSVAEEFGATTKFPTPVVESTGTGGGMKLFCSGIDINTPDIANASRQMKASEFKMCQENGVTDITEALIGFDGIAIAQSSKVKSFNITKKQLALAVAAEVPSKDGKSLIANPYKKWSDIDASLPNREITVYGPPKSSGTRDSFEELVLQDVFKKVSAYTDLYKKDEKANKKYKAYSVIRTDGAYVESGENDNLIVQRLTRNEAAIGIFGYSFLAENRDKVMGLSIDNTLPTVETIANGSYPVARSMYFYIKNQHSKSVPSLKEYTKLFMSEKMIGEDGILSELGLIPLADDLRTKARDKVLNSTKLTAKELK
- a CDS encoding EAL domain-containing protein; protein product: MPNCSNIIDKLDYAFQPIVYAHNGKTYAVEALLRDVQNIPKVSTIDDLFDLVFNENYLYEFDLELREKAIEKFAKIDIKNLKLFYNLDNRIIYNKNYSQGNTERILKKYNLTKDRIFFELSEKGTPIEQNALSSMLQRYKSSGYKIAIDDFGIGVSGLKLLYFSEAHIIKLDRFFISNIDQDSKKKLFCSSIIEMAHIMGMKVIAEGIETVQEFYTCKDIGADFMQGYLVQKPTKNIDEILDVYKNIQDLIQEDQRVKQNNHIDDKYIDKIDALDVNTSLHDLFLHFKKGTKHNFVPIVDEFGYFLGVINESDIKEISYSQYGFALAQNKTFSSTLLKYIKPALSVEVSWGIDKILEMYNLNFNNSLGIFITEGEKYKGFINLNSLLNLSYQRNLQIVANQNPLTKLPGNNQIEKFISDTFENRHIEDGRHIIYFDFNDFKPFNDVCGFRQGDRAILIFSEILQKKYPKDSFIAHIGGDDFFVGLKKDNKKDIFELTLEVQNEFENSVKNLYSNEDKQRAYIVAKDRFGTTREFKLLSVSSAIVKVDSSSKIDDFDQVLSELKKESKSSKKPIYRVL